The genomic interval CTTTTATACTTCATCCCTTCGATTGTGCCATCATTAAGATTTCGATGAGTTATTTCAATCTTTTTAGTGTCAACGGACCCATCCTTTACCGTATAGCCATGATTTTGGGATGTAATATATGTGCGCCCACTTGTTAAATCCTTTACAGGATGGTTGCAGCCTCTGTGGCCATATTTCAATTTCTCCGTATCTGCACCTGATGCCAGTGCCAGCAGCTGGTGCCCCAAGCAAATTCCAAAAATCGGTTTACAATCTATAAGTTTCTTTATAGTCTCTACCGCTTCCATATTATCTTTCGGGTCACCGGGGCCATTAGTCAGTACAATAGCATCAGGTTCGCAGCCAAGAATTTCCTCGGCTCCTGCCCTTGCCGGAAATACCGTTATATGACAGTTTCTGTGCTGAAGAGATACGAGAATGTTTTTCTTGACTCCAAAGTCCATTACTGCTATGTGATATCCTTCTCCTGGAATTGTATATGCATGTTTTGTAGTAACCTGCTCAACAGGATGTCGGAAGCTGTAATTCCTGAGCTGAAAAATATCTTCCTCTGTAGGAATATCAGGCGTGAGAAGTCCCACCATGGTCCCCCTGTCTCTTATCTTTTTAGTCAAGGTCCTCGTATCGACCCCTTCAACAGCTGCTATGTTATTCTTGCGAAGATACTCTTCTAGAGTTCCCCCTGACATCCAGTTACTAGGTTTTCTACAAGCTTCCCGGACAATAAATCCTTTCACTTTGGGCCCTTCAGATTCAACGTCAAGCTCATTTATACCATAATTTCCTATTAGCGGAAAGGTCATTACTACTATCTGTCCACAATAGGACGGATCTGTCAAAACCTCCTGGTAGCCAGTCATACCTGTATTAAATACCACTTCGCCGATTACTTTGTTTTCAGCCCCAAAAAAAACTGCATTAAATGCAGTTCCATCTTCTAATATTAAAAATCCCACTTAATTTTC from Bacillota bacterium carries:
- a CDS encoding carbamoyl phosphate synthase small subunit, coding for MGFLILEDGTAFNAVFFGAENKVIGEVVFNTGMTGYQEVLTDPSYCGQIVVMTFPLIGNYGINELDVESEGPKVKGFIVREACRKPSNWMSGGTLEEYLRKNNIAAVEGVDTRTLTKKIRDRGTMVGLLTPDIPTEEDIFQLRNYSFRHPVEQVTTKHAYTIPGEGYHIAVMDFGVKKNILVSLQHRNCHITVFPARAGAEEILGCEPDAIVLTNGPGDPKDNMEAVETIKKLIDCKPIFGICLGHQLLALASGADTEKLKYGHRGCNHPVKDLTSGRTYITSQNHGYTVKDGSVDTKKIEITHRNLNDGTIEGMKYKSRPVFSVQFHPEACPGPNDTNFLFDEFLKLVGG